The genomic interval CGCCCCGCGGCCGGTTGTCGACGAGGCGATCCCGGCCTATGCTGCGAAGGGGAGCGTCACCGGGGCCGTGGCCATTGCCGGGTCCGACACCATGCAGCCGATCGTCGCAAAGCTCGCCTCGGCATTTCGTCAGTGGCAGCCGAATGTGAAAGTTGCGGTCCAGGGCGGCGGTTCCGATGCCGCCTTGGGAGCCTTCCTCCAGGGGCTTGCAGGCTCTCGGCGTGGCGATGGCAATGTGCGGGGGCATCTGAGCTCGAACGACGTGGCACTGCTGGCCTCCTCGCGTCCGCTGTCGGAGGGCGAGCGCAAGGATTTCCGGTCCCGGTATGGCTTCGAGGTGACGGAAATCCCCATCGCTATGGATGCCATCGCGCTCTATGTCCACCGAAGCAATCCGATCGAGGGGGTGACGCTGGAGCAGCTGGACGCGATGTTCGGACGAGACCGCAAGCGGGGCGCCGGACGCGACATCGTAACCTGGGGACAAGCCGGTCTGAAGAACGAGTGGGAGGAACAGCCCCTCCATCTGGTCGGGCAGGATCTCCGGTCCGGCACGCGCACCTTCTTCAAACAGACTGTCCTGCGCGATGGGGAGTTCAAGGGGACGATCAAGGAGGAGATTGGCTACGCTACCGAGATTCTGACGATCAGCCGCGATCCCCTGGCCATCGGCTATGCGGGCATTGGTTTTCAGTCCACCTACGTGCGGACGCTGCCCATCGCCGGACGGGCCGGTGCGCCGTTTGTCATGCCGTCCGCGGAGTCCTCAGCCGACGGAACCTATCCGTTGAACCGGCAGCTCTATTTGTACGCGAAACGGGATCCTCGAACCGGGCTGGAACCGGCGATCCGGGAGTTTTTGATATTCATTAACAGCCGGGAGGGGCAGGCCCTCGTCGCAAGGGCCGGCGCCTATCCGTTGCCGGCCTCTCAGGTGCAAAAAAACATTCACGTGCTGACCGGCGGCCCGCAGGCCGCTTCGCTGACCACCCGCGAAGCGTCCTGACAGGCGTCAGGCTCAGCCGAACGCGCGGGAGGTCTCAGACTTCCGCGCGTTGTCTTTTTGTGGAAGGAATCTGGCATGATGTGCGGTATGACCGCGCTTCGTCGCTTCATGGCTTGGAGCCTGCTGCTCGCCGGATGCAGTCTCGCGCCGGCCCCGATTCTAATTCACGACGACGCCAACGACTCCGTCTGGCTGATGTCCGATCCGGAAGCGGGAGCTGGACACAGCCATCCGGCGGTAGTGAGTCCGGAGCAGCTCGCGGCTGTCTTGCAGGGGGTCCGCATCCAAAAACGGGATGCGCTCGGATTAGGCGGGCTGTTTCAACAGACCGGCAGCGCGCCGGCGTTCACGGCCCGTGAAATCGCTCTGCTCACCCGCCATCTTCCGCAGGCGCTTCGAAAAGCCTCGCCCAGGGATCTGGCCACCTTCTATCTGATCAGCACCGATCCCGTGCTAGGCCGTGTGGTGACGTCGGGGGGGCTGTTTGTCCGGCAGGGACGCTGGTATCTGATTCTGGCCAATGCCAAAACGTCGCCGCATGCCGTCCAGTACGAAAACACGTACGCCATCGACACGCGCGACCGGCCGCTCCTGCCCATCGTGCCGCTGAAATTTGTTGTCGGATTCAGCCCGGCCGGAGCCTGGATTCCCAACCGCGACATGCGCGGAAAGGACGGCTACGGAGGGTATCTAGACGACTCGAAGCTCCTCGTGATCGATCCGGCCCGCCTGGCGGAGCGGGCGCGTCCCGCGGCGCCGCAGCCCTGATGGCGGTCAGTTCCAGAACCAGATCACCTGAAACCGCAACAGATTGCCGTAATTGTCGAACTGCTGGCCCGGCGTCGAGGCCGTGCCCGCGGTGGTCGTGAACACGTTTTTCCGCTGCGTGAAGGTGTAGGCGGTCGTGAATTCCCATTGTGGGTCCGGCTGCCAGGCGATGCCGAGCTCCAGTTCCTTCATTTCGTCGTTGGGGGCGCCGGTCTGGAACTTGAGTCCGCCGTAATATTCCTGCCAACGGGCATAGAGGTTGGCCAGTCCCACGTCAGAATATTTCCACTGATAGTGTCCCTGCACGTAGCCGCCGTAGAGGGCTTCCGTGCGGACGACGCCGTTGGCGTCGCGCTGCGGCCCGCGCCCGGCGGTATATTCTGCGATGAATCCCCAGGGTTGGGGCGGATAGTACACGTAGAAATTCGCCCGCTCGTCGCGGTAGCTGCGGTCGGCGGTCGTCCCGCTCTGGTTCAAGGAGTAGAGCGTCGTGCCCGCCGCCGCGGTGCCGTGGCTGACGACATACTGGCCCTTCATGGCGTTCATGCCGACTTCCATCAGCCGCCCGCCGGGCAACTCGAAGGGCCAGCTCAGGCGCAGGCCGACGTGCTTGTCGGCGTTCTTTTCGACATTATTCAGGCCCTGTCCGTTATGGACGGTCAGATTGACCACGCCGTAGTCGCCGGGGCCGTACATATAGTCGAGCATCTGCTTGTAGCGGGCCTGCGCGCTCTTGGGCGTCCACATGAAGCTGACGCCCATGTCGCGCTCGCTGGGCGCGCAGGAGTTAGTCGCGTCGGCCCGGTCAATCGCCATGCGGACGCGGCTGGCCTGCCAGTTGTCGAAGGAGCAGGGGACACGCTGGAGGCCGACCCGCAGCCGGTATTCCTTGTTCCGGTCAAAATTCCAGTCGCCGTAGGCATCGCGCATGGTCAGCGTGTGCGTGTTACCGCTGAGATTACTGGCCAGGTCCGGCTGGAAAAAGACCGAGACATGGTCGGAGATCTGCCCGGTCACCACCCAGCGGACCCGGCGGAAGAAGAAGCCGGGCTGGGCGCCCGAATTCTTGTCGCCCACGGAGGCGTCGTGATAGGTCCGCAGCAGCCCGTTCGACGCGCCCAGATTGTTGTAGCGGAACATGCCGTAGCCGAACATCGTCAACCGCTCGTACCAACGCGGGCTGCCCGTGAACTCCGCCACAACGGCCCGCTCGCTCTGCCGCTGCTCCTCCTCGGCCTTGATTCGGATCCAGTCGTCCATGGTAATGACGCCCTTTTCGAGCAGCAAATCCTCGATGGAGGTGCTCGTCGGTCCCTGGGGACTCAGCCGCGGCGGTTCCACGGCCGGAGGCGGCTGATTGGCCGCCGGATGGGCCGCCGCCTGCGGTTCTCCGGCAATCGCCGGCATGCCGGCGATCAGGCCCAGCGCCGCTACTGCCAGCAACCTCGTCAGAGTCATCGTTAGTTGCCGAGTCATCACACCGCCTCCTTCGTTGGTTTTTTATGATCCTTACGCTACCAGTTGTACGGGGGGGCTGTGACGCGGGAATGACCGGCATGTTACGGGCACGTTAATATTCGGGCGGGGGGCTGCGCGACAGGCCGGATTGACAGGAATATCACACGCGGTTGACGGGCAGACATGAGGTCACTGTCGACGGGAAACCGGTGGCCCTGCCCCCCCAAGGAATTTCAGATTCTGCTGCACTTCATGCAATATCCGACCCGGGTCTTTTCGCGCGATGAGCTGCGGAACGGGATCTGGGGGGAGGGCTATGCGCTCGAGCAGCATACGCTCGACGTGCACATCCACTCGCTGCGCCATACGATCGAGCCGGACCCCGCCAACCCCTCACATCTCGTCACGGTCCGTGGCATCGGGTACAAACTCGCCCGGTCCTAGCTTCCCGGGGAGGCGGAACGCAGCGCCTCATAGACGCGGCGCGCATCCGAAAGCGGTTCCCACCGAAGGACGGCCAGCGAGTCCTTTACATAGGCCGGTGTGCGCATCCCGTTGAGCACACAGGTGACGCCGGGCGTGGAGACCAGCACCCAGAGGGCCTTGCGGGAGAGAGATTCGCCCAGCCTGGTCGGGGGCAGAAAAGGGGCCAGTTTTTTAGCAATCGATGCGGTCGTTTCGCGGCTCTTCATGCCCGCGTCGTGGCGCAGCGTTTTCAGCAACAGGAGCAATTGGGGCAGGTAGCGTGCCTGCCATTGCTGCCAGGGTTCCGCTCGTGTCTGCTTGAACAGGTTCGTGAGCGCGCGCAGGATTTGATGGAGCTGTGGCGCGATCATCTGGTTCTCGATCTGGTCCCAATGCTCGAGACCCTGCACGTGCGGACGGATGCGGGTGAGCTCGTCCGCCCAGCGGAAATAATCGTGCGGCGACAGTCCCTGGCCGGACCATGGGACGTGCGGCGCGAAGTCGCGCCGGTAGTCTGCCTCGATCGCCGCCACCGCCGTGCATTGCGCCTCAAACGCCACGCCGGCTGCTTCGACCGGCATGTCGGCCAGCCGGATCATGCCGGCCTCGTTCGACGCCATGGCGTTGAGCGGACGGTTCAGGAGCACTGCGAGCTGCTCCTCGCGGGCTAGGTCCAGCAGTGTTTGTTTTGAATGTGCGCCGGTGTTGGGCGTCAGCAGGGCGCCCGATTCGAAGAGATTCATGGGGCATTGCACGACGCGGAAATGATGTGGCGCATTCGTCGCAGCCATCCGCGCGGCTTCGATCATTGATGAGAGCGACGTCGCCTCCGGATCGTTCGAATCTGCTGTGGCGGTGTTGGAGGAGACGCCATACCACCGAATGCGTCCCGCGGCCACCTGTGTTTCAAGCCAGGCAAAGGCGGCGTGCAGACGCCGATAAAATTCCTGTCGCAGGGCCGGGAGATCTTTGCGACCGCGATGCGCGGCATCAGAGAGGAAATACTCGGCATTGTGAAGCAGCAGGCCGTCCAGTGTCTGGAGGCCCAGCCGGTCCAGTGACAGATCCAGCTGATCGGCCAGAAACTCTGGATGGAGACAATGCCAGATGCCGTCTCCGTACTTGACCATCTCAGGGTACGGCGTACCGGCTTGTTCGCGTGCCTCGGCCGTCTTGAGATTCTGTCCCTGCACATAGCCGATCTTGGAGACGATAATAACTTCGTTACGCTTTAGTTCGCCGGCGCGGGTCAATTCGGCCAGCACCGAACCGATGAGACGCTCGCTGTCGCCATCCAGATAATTGGTGGAGGTATCGATCAGGTTGCAGCCCTGCCGGAGCGCGTCGAGCAGAGCCTGGCGGTGGTCGGCGTCGTCCGTCTCGGTTCTGTACCCGCCAAAGCCCAGCCGGCATACAGTGAGTCCGGTCGAACCGAAGGGCGTGAAGCCGCGTGCCAGATCGGAGTCCTGCCGGGCGATCATGCGCGCCGCGTAGCCGGCCGTGCCGTCCGGCGTCGCTGCGCCAACCAGCCGCGAGTCGGACAGCGATGTGGAGGGGGACTCCTGTTGCCGGGTGTGCTGTGCCCGCAGGGCTGCACCAACTGTTGCAGGATCGGTGAGTGGTGCTTGGCAGGAAAAGTTTCGGCACACATAGAGCGCCGGGGTGCTGTTGACCAGCGATTTGCCGGCCGTCAGTGGATGCTCTGGCTCGGGTCCCTGCGGATCGTGGTGGGCGATGATCCGGAGGGGGAGGTACCAGCGGTTTGCTTCTGCGCGGAGGGCTTCGTACCGCGACTCGGCCGGACTGCCGATGAACGCCAGTTCGACCGGTCCACGCAACAAGAGATCGATCACGGAGAGACTCTTGGCAAAGGCGCGGGGATAGCGCGTCATCTGGCGGCCATAGGCAC from Nitrospira sp. carries:
- a CDS encoding PstS family phosphate ABC transporter substrate-binding protein, which codes for MTHIVRIFTVGLLALTGLVATGRAADPPAPRPVVDEAIPAYAAKGSVTGAVAIAGSDTMQPIVAKLASAFRQWQPNVKVAVQGGGSDAALGAFLQGLAGSRRGDGNVRGHLSSNDVALLASSRPLSEGERKDFRSRYGFEVTEIPIAMDAIALYVHRSNPIEGVTLEQLDAMFGRDRKRGAGRDIVTWGQAGLKNEWEEQPLHLVGQDLRSGTRTFFKQTVLRDGEFKGTIKEEIGYATEILTISRDPLAIGYAGIGFQSTYVRTLPIAGRAGAPFVMPSAESSADGTYPLNRQLYLYAKRDPRTGLEPAIREFLIFINSREGQALVARAGAYPLPASQVQKNIHVLTGGPQAASLTTREAS
- a CDS encoding winged helix-turn-helix domain-containing protein, which codes for MRSLSTGNRWPCPPKEFQILLHFMQYPTRVFSRDELRNGIWGEGYALEQHTLDVHIHSLRHTIEPDPANPSHLVTVRGIGYKLARS
- a CDS encoding DUF255 domain-containing protein yields the protein MSDRTSQRPPNRLIQETSPYLLQHAYNPVDWHPWGPEALTKARATNTPILLSIGYSACHWCHVMERESFESNDIATIMNTHFICVKVDREERPDLDEIYMQATLALNHGQGGWPMTVFLTPEQEPIFAGTYFPPADRWGRPGFASLLTKIADAWKRDPTGLRRQAGDVTRQLHQSLRVASSAAVGEAELDTAVNEFAEDFDARYGGFGQAPKFPPATGLSFLLRHHHRTGDPHTLTMVTTTLDAMAAGGMYDHVGGGFARYSTDDRWLVPHFEKMLYDNALLARTYLEACQATGLNRYRRVATEMLDYILKEMTSPEGGFYSATDADSEGVEGKFFVWTPEQIRAAVPNEEDAARFCAYYDITPGGNWEHASIPNTPESLDAVATRLHITPNELQMTLERVKPLVYAARAKRVPPGLDDKILTAWNGMMISALAEGARVLGDSRYLETAEEAAEFLLRTMQRPDGGLYRTYRAGKAHLDGCLEDYAWLAEGLIDLYEAGAHEGYLKEAVRLAERILVDFVDAQQGGFFTTSKDHESLILRSREGPDGATPSGNAVAASVLARLSFHFSREDFRDEAARAVRAYGRQMTRYPRAFAKSLSVIDLLLRGPVELAFIGSPAESRYEALRAEANRWYLPLRIIAHHDPQGPEPEHPLTAGKSLVNSTPALYVCRNFSCQAPLTDPATVGAALRAQHTRQQESPSTSLSDSRLVGAATPDGTAGYAARMIARQDSDLARGFTPFGSTGLTVCRLGFGGYRTETDDADHRQALLDALRQGCNLIDTSTNYLDGDSERLIGSVLAELTRAGELKRNEVIIVSKIGYVQGQNLKTAEAREQAGTPYPEMVKYGDGIWHCLHPEFLADQLDLSLDRLGLQTLDGLLLHNAEYFLSDAAHRGRKDLPALRQEFYRRLHAAFAWLETQVAAGRIRWYGVSSNTATADSNDPEATSLSSMIEAARMAATNAPHHFRVVQCPMNLFESGALLTPNTGAHSKQTLLDLAREEQLAVLLNRPLNAMASNEAGMIRLADMPVEAAGVAFEAQCTAVAAIEADYRRDFAPHVPWSGQGLSPHDYFRWADELTRIRPHVQGLEHWDQIENQMIAPQLHQILRALTNLFKQTRAEPWQQWQARYLPQLLLLLKTLRHDAGMKSRETTASIAKKLAPFLPPTRLGESLSRKALWVLVSTPGVTCVLNGMRTPAYVKDSLAVLRWEPLSDARRVYEALRSASPGS